The following proteins are encoded in a genomic region of Arcobacter suis CECT 7833:
- a CDS encoding outer membrane protein assembly factor BamD produces the protein MNKSFKFKNLLLIACTAFVFTACSSKEEQEYNKPALYWYNKMLKQIASSDLDAADDTYTSLESEHRNTPFVPTAMLILVNAHIDEEEYALANFYLDEYIKRFGLSKDIDYARYLKIKANFLGFKYQFRDQQLIEDTLVQIEDFKVKYKNSPYMPLVDTINSRLYMAKASMDKEIAELYIRRDKELGSAFYDQKVKNTWVEPTEIEPVKVPWYRSIFE, from the coding sequence GCTTGCTCTTCAAAAGAAGAACAAGAGTACAATAAACCAGCGTTATATTGGTATAACAAAATGTTAAAACAGATTGCTTCTAGCGATTTAGACGCAGCAGATGATACATATACATCACTAGAAAGTGAACACAGAAATACTCCTTTTGTTCCAACAGCTATGTTGATATTAGTTAATGCACATATTGATGAAGAAGAATACGCTCTAGCAAACTTCTATTTAGATGAGTACATAAAAAGATTTGGTCTTAGTAAAGACATCGATTATGCAAGATACTTAAAAATTAAAGCAAACTTTTTAGGGTTCAAATACCAATTTAGAGATCAACAACTAATCGAAGATACTTTAGTTCAAATTGAAGACTTTAAAGTAAAATATAAAAATTCTCCTTATATGCCTTTAGTTGATACAATTAATTCAAGATTATATATGGCAAAAGCTTCAATGGATAAAGAAATTGCAGAACTTTATATCAGAAGAGATAAAGAATTAGGAAGTGCTTTTTATGATCAAAAAGTAAAAAATACTTGGGTTGAACCAACAGAAATCGAACCTGTAAAAGTACCTTGGTACAGATCAATTTTTGAATAA